Below is a genomic region from Cloeon dipterum chromosome 2, ieCloDipt1.1, whole genome shotgun sequence.
CAAATTGTATTGTCCATGCCTGATGAGGAGAATGTGTCGAACAGCAGTTGCCTTTCCTGAAGAGGCATCCCCCTCAGGAACTTCAAATTTCCCATCCTTTCCTTTTATAGGCTTTACTATGCTATTAGGATCTCTCCTGAAATTAGAAACAGCTTTGAATATGCTGACAAGAGGTCTGTTTATGTAATTATGAATTCACCTGTCCCAGTTACTGTCCCACTTGGGGTGGTATTCTTCAACAGGAACGTGAGGCACAGTCCAGGAGGCAGCGACCCGCTTCTTCTCTTTGAATGCAGAGTAGAGAAGAAGAGCTCCTCCAGCGGCACCCAATCCACTGATGATGCTCCGCATGATGGATGCCTGTTTCAAAAATACGACAAACGAGTTTTTGCAGCTGAGGTGAAAGAAGACTGTGGTTGGCGCCGGCTTCACACCAAAATTGAATGCTGCGGAGAATAAGGAGAACCAGTTTCGTGAGTTCagtaaaacaattaaacatTCTTTTCAGTTTTTAGAGCTTGACAATGAATGGACTTTAGTTCAGTCCGGCTTGCTACGTAATAACTTCAAACATCTGAAATCGACGAGTGAGTTCTCCTCGGGAGAAATCTTACTCACCGGATGGTGCGTCAGAAAACAACAACACACAGATCTAGATTTTAGAGAGCCCTTTAATTAGAGCTTCCTTCGGTTCTCTCTTCCACCTAGCAAGTAAGCTAGCATTAAGGAGCAGTGTGAGTAGTGTGACCAGTGTGTTAAAACAGCGGAAGGCAAAGAGGGAGGGGAGAATGGGAGTGGCACACGATGTTTCTTGTTTCCTTCACCTTAACTGGTTAATTAAACcggtaattttattcttgaggcaaaaatattttatagaacCGGTTTTTCAACACATGCAAAACTGAATTACGAGCAGCAGCTGATATAACCAAAACCTTCTTCACTGACGTGACTGACTTGTCAggtattatattatttttccttaaaatctGTTAGCTTGTAATTTATGAAACCACTACTTACATACATATCCATCCAGGATGTACGAAAATCCTATAATATTTATcctataatttttctctttcaggCCTTACCAAAAATTAACTCCGTGCCCTCTGTGCTTAGGAACAGACCAAAAACAGCACTATGTGGGAGGAtacaattttgattgttttcatttctattttcaCTGCTCTTCTTGGAGAAGGTATTTGACCAGTTGAAATATTAATCTgtgaattaaacaaatttttgtttatcagGTTTCACCTGGTATATGGTTTACAGAACTGAAAAGTACCAAAAGCTAAAGGCTGAAGTTGAAAGGCAGAGCAAAAAGTGTAAGCATtattaaataactaaaaaacaaTTGCATTTGCGATGATTCCCAACTCAATTTAACAATTCACTTACTTGCCTTCTGCAGTGGAGAAACGAAAGGAAGCTCATGGAGACTCCATTGACAAGcagcagaagaagaaaattgaaagagacgaggaaaagctgaaaaacaACAACCGGGATTTGTCTCTTGTGAAAATGAAGTCTGTGCTCTTCATCGGCTTTGCTTTCACTGCCCTACTCAGCATGTTCAATTCTGTGTAAGATTGCAATCAGCCTGACCAAGATTGTTCATTGAATATTCCCTTTCAGGTTTGATGGCAGAGTTGTAGCTAAGCTTCCATTCACTCCGATCTCATGGCTGCAAGGTTTGAGCCACAGAAATCTCTCTGGTGATGACTACACTGACTGctcattcattttcatttacatCCTCTGCACCATGTCCATCAGACAGGTACGTTATATTAAATTCGCATCACCCAAATGGCtggatcaaaaatattttccattttttttttttacgaAACTTAAGCTGCAATATTgtcaatattaaatgaaaaacaggTTGACTGgactttcttatttttgttattataaacaaatatttttacagaacATCCAAAAGTTGCTGGGCTTTGCCCCATCAAGGACCGCGTCTAAGCTAAGCGGCAACATGTTCGGAGCGCCTCCACAGCAGCTTCGATAAGGAATTCAGAACTTTCCACACCTCCTGCGTGCTGAATATTTGGAGTCGTTTGCGGTTTGTTTTCCTTGTCGCCTGCGGCGCTCCTTTTTCTCCTGAACCCAGTCTCTCGAGTTTTTCAGCCCCTTTCGTTGAAACCTCTGCGGTTTGCCACGAACTctggaatattaaatttgtcattGTTAAGTTTTTTAAGAACATTATTTATGCTTCAACGTGTAATTGAGGAGTTTCATTCATTACTTGCTTgatacattttgttttaaaaatttgtaatgtaGCTCAACCCTCATTAAAGCTAGTTTACATTTTAACCTGTACAGATTAAAATTGACAGCTGCCACATACAATAAAATCTTACCTTTCACTAGAATAACCGACTTGGTCTTCTTCTTGTTCACTTGCTCCT
It encodes:
- the LOC135934977 gene encoding calcium load-activated calcium channel — encoded protein: MWEDTILIVFISIFTALLGEGFTWYMVYRTEKYQKLKAEVERQSKKLEKRKEAHGDSIDKQQKKKIERDEEKLKNNNRDLSLVKMKSVLFIGFAFTALLSMFNSVFDGRVVAKLPFTPISWLQGLSHRNLSGDDYTDCSFIFIYILCTMSIRQNIQKLLGFAPSRTASKLSGNMFGAPPQQLR